From the genome of Anaerolineae bacterium:
GCGGTAGCACGGGCGGTACTGGTCCATCACGTTCACATAGGTATCCCGGGAAACGCGCTCGGCAATAAAGCGCATGATCTCCCGCGTGCCGGCCAGCCCGCCCGGCAGTACCAGATGGCGGATCAGCAGGCCGCGCAGGGCAATGCCCCGCTCATCCAGCACCAAGTCGCCCACCTGGCGATGCATCTCCAGGACCGCCGCCTGGTTGCGCTCCGGATAATCGGGTATGCCCGAATACCGCCGGCCGATCTCCGCATCAGCGTATTTCATGTCCGGCATGTAGATATCAATGACCCCGTCCAGGAGTGCCAGCGACTCGAGCGCGTCATAGCCGCCCGTGTTGTAGACCAGGGGCAGGCGCAGGCCGGCCTGGGCGGCGATGAGCACGCCAGCCAGTATCTGCGGCACCACGTGCGTCGGGGAGACGAAATTGATATTGTGACAGCCGGCCTCCTGCAGGTCCAGCATCATGGCCGCCAGCGCGGTCGGTTCGACCGGTCTCCCCATGCCCCCCTGGCTGATGTCATAGTTCTGACAGTAGACACAGCGCAGGTTGCAGTTCGAGAAGAAGATGGTGCCCGACCCGCCGTACCCGACCAGTGGGGCCTCCTCGCCGAAATGGGCGTGGTAGCTGGCGACGATGGCGCGTGCGCCGGTGCGGCAGGAGCCGAGCTGTCCCTCCAGCCGGTTGACGCCGCAGGCGCGGGGACACAGCTCGCAGTGGGCCAGCCGGCGGTAGGCTTCCTCCACCCGCTCTTTCAGCTCCCCGCTTTGCAGGAGCGCCAGATAGGCCGGCGCAAAGGCCCTCTCCGCCATACCTACTCCTCCGCACTGCCCTCCGGGGCAGAAGGATTATCCTCCTGTTCCCGGCGCCGGCGCAGTTCCTCCCGCAGATGGTCCGACCAATACCAGGCATCCCGGTCCAGCGGATTGGCCTTGATGGCGTTGGCGAAATGCTCGATGGCGGTCTCCAGCTCCCCGCGGTCTTTGTAAATCAGCCCCAGGTTATAGCTGACATGAGGGGCGGCCGGGTTCAGCTCCAGCGCGCGCTGGAAGGCGGCGATGGCCTTGCGCTCCCCCTCCTCGGTCATGAAAGGCGGACGGTCCAGGTAGGCGGCGCCCAGATTGGTCCACACCATGGGATTGTCCGGCTCCAGCTCGCAGGCGCGCTCCAGGATCGGCACGGCGCGGCGGTGTTCGCCGGCCAGGATGTAGGCGCCCCCCAGGTTGATGGCCGCGCTGACGTTGTCCGGGTCCAGCTCCAGAGCGCGCTCCAGCAGGGGAATGGCCTGGGCCGGCAGGCCGGCGTGCAGAAGCCCCGCCCCGCGATTGACCAACTCCGCTACCTCCTGGCGGATCTCTTCTTTGGAGCGCCGGCGTCCTGGCCGGCGCTCGGCACGCTCCCTATCCTTCTCACTGCTCATCCTCTGCTCCTTTCCTCCCATGCCTGCACCATCGGCCGTACATCCGCCGGCGTTCGGGTCAGCCAGCCCACAAAGGGCACCGCCAGCACTCCCAGGCCGACGCTGACCAGATATGCGGTGCGCAGTCCCCATGCATCTCCCATGCCGCCCAGCGCCAGCACCGCCACAGAAGCGGACACGAAGGTCAGCGCCATGTATACGCCGTTGGCCGTCGCCCGGATGTGGGGGAACCGCTCTTGGATAAAGGCCATCAGCGCAGGCAGGGTCGCGATATTGGCCAATCCCAGCAGTACCAGTATGGGGAACCTCCACCATCCGTGCGCGGCGATGAAAAGGAGAAGGAGCGCCGGCGTGGCGGCGGCGGATGCGAACAGCACCGGCCGGCGCCCTACCCGGTCGCTGATACCGCCGGCCAGCAGCGCGCCGACCATGGCCGCGATCTGAAACACGGTCAGGGATGCGCCGGCCACCCACAGCGATGCCCCCTCCGAAGAAACATAGGTCGGCAAAAAGGTGACCAATGCGGAGTTGATGAAGGCCCGGCTGAGGGTGAGGCCGGCCAGCGGAATCACGATGCCGCGCACTTCCCGAAATGCCCGGGCGAAAGAGAGGTCGTCCACCCTCGGCCGCTCCAGTGGGGTGCGGCGCAAGCGCCACAGCAGGAAC
Proteins encoded in this window:
- a CDS encoding radical SAM protein, which produces MAERAFAPAYLALLQSGELKERVEEAYRRLAHCELCPRACGVNRLEGQLGSCRTGARAIVASYHAHFGEEAPLVGYGGSGTIFFSNCNLRCVYCQNYDISQGGMGRPVEPTALAAMMLDLQEAGCHNINFVSPTHVVPQILAGVLIAAQAGLRLPLVYNTGGYDALESLALLDGVIDIYMPDMKYADAEIGRRYSGIPDYPERNQAAVLEMHRQVGDLVLDERGIALRGLLIRHLVLPGGLAGTREIMRFIAERVSRDTYVNVMDQYRPCYR
- a CDS encoding tetratricopeptide repeat protein; protein product: MSSEKDRERAERRPGRRRSKEEIRQEVAELVNRGAGLLHAGLPAQAIPLLERALELDPDNVSAAINLGGAYILAGEHRRAVPILERACELEPDNPMVWTNLGAAYLDRPPFMTEEGERKAIAAFQRALELNPAAPHVSYNLGLIYKDRGELETAIEHFANAIKANPLDRDAWYWSDHLREELRRRREQEDNPSAPEGSAEE
- a CDS encoding MFS transporter; amino-acid sequence: LSLVIAGLLSTLIQLPSLFQPLLGYISDRLDIRLFVVLAPAVSATMMSFIGAAPNVGILLMMVTIVGFSSAAFHAPAPAVVSNLAGRHIGLGLSFFQMGGELGRALGPMLIVAAVSWWGLEGTYRLALLGWAVSLFLLWRLRRTPLERPRVDDLSFARAFREVRGIVIPLAGLTLSRAFINSALVTFLPTYVSSEGASLWVAGASLTVFQIAAMVGALLAGGISDRVGRRPVLFASAAATPALLLLFIAAHGWWRFPILVLLGLANIATLPALMAFIQERFPHIRATANGVYMALTFVSASVAVLALGGMGDAWGLRTAYLVSVGLGVLAVPFVGWLTRTPADVRPMVQAWEERSRG